From Selenomonadales bacterium:
ACTGGCACCAATGAGTGTACCGTTACCGCCGAGGCACGCACCGAGCGCAAGGCTCCACCAGAGTGCTGTAAGGTTCTCCATACCCATGCGGCCCATTTCATGGATCATCGGGATCATCGTTGCAACAAACGGAATATTGTCAACGAATGCCGAGGCAATAGCACTAAGCCAAAGGATCAAGATAGCAGTACTTGCTGTATCGCCTTTTGTGATCTCCATCGCTTCCTGCGCGATCATCGAGATAACACCTGTTTCTACAAGCGCACCAACAAGAACGAACAGACCAACGAAGAAGAAGATAGCGACCCACTCTACTCTTCTGAGTACGCCTTCAAGCTGTTTTTCATGCGAAGGATATGCGATCAACAACAGAACGCTTGCACAGAACATAGCAACCGTTGCCGATTCCAAGTGAAGCATCTGATGCAAACCAAACATAATGATCGTAACAGTAAGCATAAAGACCGATTTTTTCAAAAGGCTCTTATCTCTGAGCTCTTTGTTTTCATCAAGAGTCATAATATGTGCACGAAGTTCATCAGTCGTAACGAGTTTTTTCTTGTAGATAAGTTCAAGCAAAATAACCGTTATGATCAAAATCACAATTGAAATCGGTGCCAAGTTGAATACAAAGTCACCAAAACCAAGGCTCGTCGAGCTGCCGATCATGATATTCGGCGGGTCACCGATAAGCGTTGCCGTACCACCGATATTGGAAGCCAAGATCTGCGATACCAAAAACGGTGTTGAAGGAACTTTGAGTTTTCTGGTAATACTGAGCGTTACCGGTACTGTCAAAAGAACTGTCGTAACATTATCGAGAAGTGCCGAGGCAACAGCCGTTAAAAGGCTCATAACAAGCATGATTTGAGTTGGTTTTCCTTGTACTTTTTTGGCAGCTTTGATAGCGAGATAATTGAAGAGTCCCGTTTCTGCCGTGACACCAACGATGATCATCATGCCGACCAACAATCCGAGTGTATTGAGATCGATATGATGGATTGCCGTTTCCTGCGTAATAACGCCAAGAACAACGACGGTCATACCACCAACCAAGGAAATAACCGTTCGATGAATTTTTTCGGA
This genomic window contains:
- a CDS encoding ArsB/NhaD family transporter, producing MENNALIAITVFLATYVFIISEKIHRTVISLVGGMTVVVLGVITQETAIHHIDLNTLGLLVGMMIIVGVTAETGLFNYLAIKAAKKVQGKPTQIMLVMSLLTAVASALLDNVTTVLLTVPVTLSITRKLKVPSTPFLVSQILASNIGGTATLIGDPPNIMIGSSTSLGFGDFVFNLAPISIVILIITVILLELIYKKKLVTTDELRAHIMTLDENKELRDKSLLKKSVFMLTVTIIMFGLHQMLHLESATVAMFCASVLLLIAYPSHEKQLEGVLRRVEWVAIFFFVGLFVLVGALVETGVISMIAQEAMEITKGDTASTAILILWLSAIASAFVDNIPFVATMIPMIHEMGRMGMENLTALWWSLALGACLGGNGTLIGASANVVVAGIAAAAGQPISFVRFFKIAFPLMILSIIISHVYVYFRYL